The sequence below is a genomic window from Rhodothermales bacterium.
CTTTCGCCTCTCGGACGGCATCTTTCAGGTAAAGCCCGAGTTTTTCGGCGAAGCGCAGGCCATCACGCTCTTCACCGACGCGGAAGGCCGTATCCGGGAGATGCGGTTCGACTACGATTCGAGCTACGTGTTCGACGAGATGAAGGTCCGCTACGAGACCCTGTTCGGCATGCCGGCCATCTTCATCGAGGGCGCTTCATCGGACCTGATCTACTGGGAGGATGGCGCCACGCGGTTCGAGATCGTGCTGGATCGATCGCTCGGCGAAGGATCGATTCACGCGTCGCTGCGGAATCGGTAGGGAGTGGAGGACTGCGCGTCCAACCATGGGAATGGCGGCACGTGGTACGGGAGAGATGGCGCCCTGTCATCGCGACCGTACGCAGCGGCCATAGCCGATGCGGAAGCGGAGCGACCTCCCGGAGCTGGCGCTGAGTTTACTCTCTGGATGTCCCTCTACTACCGCGCCGGCTGGTGCCGCCGCTTTCGATCGGGATGACAGGGCAGCTCAATAAACACCACCACGCTGCGCGGCACTCAACCTCATTGGAAAAACGGTTCTGGCGAATTAGAGATCTTAAAAGAACAGCAAGGTAGGGAGAGCCGTCTTCAGTTCTTCCCTGCCCAACCCGCGAACGCAGCCACGCGCTCCCGGATGGGCGCAATAGCCAGTTTCCCGGGGAAGCCGGCGACTTTGTAGGCATCGAGCGCCTGTTCGAGGTCGACCTGCCCGATCTGGCTCACCTCCCGGGCGGCTTCGCGGTAGGCATCCCGGAACGGCATGCCGGCGGCCACTTTTTCCAGCGCCGCCGCCGTCGCAAACAGCTCGCTCGACGTGGCGCGGCGCATGGCTTCCAGGTCGAACTCGACGCCGGGCAGGAGCTGCCGCATGGCGTCGAGCATGTCGGTCGTGACCGCTTCGCTGCGCATCGTGGCCTCCTTCGTCAGCTGGAGGTCGCGGTGGTAGCCCGAAGGCATGTTGGCCGGCAGCGTCAGCAGGATCTGCATCTCGGCGATGACGCGGTGGTAGCTGGCGCGGATGAGTTCGAGCACATCCGGATTCTGCTTCTGCGGCATGATGCTGCTGCCGGTGCAGAAGGCCGCCGGCAGCCTGACGAACGCGAACTCGGACGTATTGAACAGCACGAGGTCGCTTGCCATCCGGTTGAGCGTCGCGGCGACCTGGGCGAATGCGTGGACGACGTGCAGTTCCAGCTTGCCGCGCGAGAGTTGCACGGCGGTGACGTGCGTCTGGACGTCGGTGAAGCCGAGCGCTTCGGCGGTAAAGGCGCGCGGGAGGTCGAGGTACGGCACCCCGTAGCCGGCGGCGCTGCCGAGCGGCGAAGTATCCACCTGATCGAAGGCGGTCTTCAGAGCGGCCAGGTCCGACACGAGGAGTTCGGCGTATCCCATCGCCCACAGGCCGGCGGTCGTCGGCATGGCGCGCTGCAGGTGCGTGTAGCCAGGCATGATCGACCGCTCGTGCCGCGCTCCGAGGTCGCAGAGCGCCGTCGCCAGATCGATGGCGCCGGCGGCGATCTGGCGCACGCGGTCCTTCAGAAACAGCCGCAAGGCCGTCAGCACCTGGTCGTTTCGGGATCGGCCGGTATGGATCCGTTTACCGGTGTCGCCGAGCCGCTTCACGAGTTCGCCCTCGAGCACGGTGTGGCAATCCTCATCCTCCAGGCGCACGACCAGCTCGCCGGAAACAGCCAGGGGCCGGATGTCGTCCAGCGCTTGCTCGATCTGTTTCAGCTCCTCGCCGGTCAGTATGCCGATCCGGGCCAGACCGCGCGCATGGCCGCGCGTGCCGTCTACGTCGTAGGGCAGCAGTCTGGTATCCCATCGGTAATCCTCACCCACCGTGAAGCGGGTGACCCAGGCGGCGACGTCGGTATCTTTTTTCCACAGCATGGCGGCGGGAATGCAAATCGCACAATGCGGATTGCAAATTGGTTCGTGGATCAGGTCTTGGGGGTGAAGTAGGCCTGGATGATGGCCTTGTAGGCTTCGACGGCTTCGTAGACGGAGGCGATTTCGATGTGCTCGTCGGGCGTATGCGAGCGAGGGCTTGGGCCGGGGCCGATCTTGACGGTCGGCACGTCCGGAAGGAAAATCCAGTCGGACGCCGTCGGCGAACCCATCGGCGACCGGTCGGGGAGCGCCTGCCGGCATGCCTGTACGATCCGGGCGTCCACTGGGGTGGAGACCGGGATCAGCCGCTTGCTGTGGATCTCGACCGTCGACCGCACGCGTTCCTGGATGAAGGCGACGAGTTCGTCGTGCGTGTACGCCGGCGTGGACCGGATGTCGACGTCGAACACGCACTGGTCGGGCACGACGTTGCGCGCGGTGCCACCCTGGATCATGGTGACGCTCAGCGTGGGCCGGCCGAGAAACGGATCGTCGCGGTCGAACGCAATCTGCTGGAGGCGCGCGATATCCGCCGCGGCCTTGTAGATCGCGTTGTCGCCCAGATGGGCGCGCGCGGCGTGGGCCGTACGTCCTTCCGCGCGGATCTTCAGGATCAGCAGTCCTTTCTGGGCCACGCACGGCGTCATCTCCGTGGGCTCGCCGACCAGCGCCGCATGGATGAGGGGAAGATGCGGGCGGAGTCGCTGCAGCCCGTTGTAGTCGCCGCCGATCTCTTCGCAAGTGGTCAGCGCCACCATCAACGTGCCCCACGGGGGCGTCCAGCCCGTGGCGGCCAGTTCAACGAGCGCCATCGTCATCGCGGCGCCGCTGGCCTTGGCGTCGACGGTGCCGCGGCCGTAGAGTTTGCCGTCCACCTCGGTCGGCGTAAACGGGTCGTACGGATGCTCGGCCGACGGCGGCACGACATCGAGGTGGGAGTTGAGCAGCAGGAGATCGGGCCCGTCGCCGATCCAGAAATACACGTTGTCGTCGAGCCGGCCCACGGAAATCCCCCGGTCGCGGACGTAGGTCTCGACGAAGTCGGCGATGGGGCCTTCCGATGTGCTGATCGACGGGAAGCGGACCAGCGCTTTGAGGAGTTCGAGGACGTCGGTGGGATGCTCGGGCATGTCGCTCACAGGATCCGGGTGCCGCGGGAACGGGTGGCGAGGTCGTCGGGGGCGAGGACCCAGACGTCTGGGATGCCGGCTTTACGCGCGTCGAAGGCGACGGACAGCTTGACGAGCATGCCGCGGCTGATCCAGCCCGCCTCCGCGCCGGCCTCGAAGTCGGACGCGCTCATCGCGGAGATGACCGTTGCGGCGTCGGTCGCGTCGCGACGCACCCCGCCGGAGTCGGTGACGAGCGCAAACAGCGCCGCGCCGAGGGCGCGGGCGATGGCCGCCGCGATGGTGTCGGCGTTGACATTGTAGATCTGGCCGGCGTCGTCGACGCCGAGCGGCGCCACGATGGGGGTGTGGCCGCCGGCGAGCAGGGTCTGCAGGAGCGCCGGGCGGACCTCCTGGATGTCGCCGACCCAGCCGAAGTCGACCTGCCTGCCGTCGATCGTCCAGGGCGGCCGGCGCTTCACCTGGACGGTCCCGCCATCCACGCCGCAGAGGCCGACGGCCGACAGGCCGGCGCGGCCGGCCATCGCGGCCAGGCGGCTGTTGAGTTCGCCGCGAACCGTCCACTGCATGATCTGCAGATCGAGATCGGTCGTCACCCGCCGGCCGTTGACGATCTCCGGCTCATGCCCGAGCCGGCGAGCCATCTCCGTGGCCTGCGGGCCCCCGCCGTGCACGACGACGAGCGGCATCTCGTTTCGCAGCGCGCGAACGGACGACCAGAACACCTCCATGGCGGCCGGATCCTCGATCAGCGAGCCTCCAATCTTGAGGACGGCGGGCGAGGCGGGGGAAGTTGTGCTCATAGGTGGCTTGAGGCGCTATAAGCGCAAAATGGACAGCGTAAATCGCAAATGGTCTTGATGTTCATCGCACCGGTCTATGCAAACGTCAACGGTTGAATGACACTCTCAGAGGATTCTCGCACGCAAGCGCATCCAATCTGCGATGTGCCTTTTACGATGTGAGCTGGCTATCTGCTGTGAGTTAATGGCCTTACAGTAAGTCCCAGATATGCTCCAGGATCGCTTTCTGGGCGTGAAGGCGAAACTCGGCCTGGAGGAGGTGGATGGTGCTGGGTCCGTCGAGCACGGCGTCGTCGACGACGACGTTGCGGCGGACGGGGAGGCAGTGCATGAAACGGCCGTTGGCTGTTCGGTCCATGATGGCCCGGGTAACGCGCCAGTCGCGGTGTGCGGCGCGGATCGCCGCTTCCTCGTCGGCGCCGGCGTAGACCGCCGGCCCGCTCCAGGCTTTGGCGTAGACGATATCGGCGCCCTCGCAGGCGGCGGACTGGTCGTCCGAGATCGAAAACTGCGCGCCGTGCTGGTGAGCGTACCCTTCGGCCAGGTCGAGGATGCGGCTGTCCAGGACATACGGCGGCGGGCAGGCGAGTGTCACGTCCATCCCGAGGCGCGCCGCCGTCAGCAGCGCCGAGTTGGGCACGGCCATGGGGAGGGCGCGGGGATGGTAGCACCAGGTGAGGACGAACTTGCGCCGGCGGACCTTCCCGCCGAAATGGGTCATCATGGCCGCGGCATCGCTCAGGGCCTGGCAGGGGTGATAAAACGCCGACTCCAGGTTGATTACCGGCACCGTCGCCGCGTCGACGAAGGTGTTGAGCAGCGTCTCGTCGCGGTCCTTCTCGCGGTCGGTCAGCGAGGCAAAAACGCGGACGCCGAGGGCGTCGTAGTAGCGCGACAACACCGCCACGGCCTCATCGATGTGCTCCGCTTCGTTGCCGTCCATCACTCCGCCTTTCTCCCACGCAAACCCCCACGTGCCCTGCCCGATGTTCAGGGTCGAGGCATGCGCCCCGAGCTGCACGGCGGCCAGCTCCATCGACGTGCGGGTGCGCAGCGACGAATTGAAGAACAGCAGCCCGATGCTGCGCTTCGCGGCGACGGTGCTCCATCGGTCGGTCGCACGGTAATGGTGGAGGGATCGTTCGATGAGGCGTTCCCAGGTGGCGTCGTCGAGCAGATGCCAGTCGATCAGGTGTCGGGGCATGGGGGATGGGGGATATCGGGTGCGGGATGGGGGATGCAGGAAGTTGGATGCAGGATGCGGGATGCAGGATGCAGGATGCGGGATGCGGGATGCAAGATGCGGGATCTCTAGGCGGCGATGGCTTTGCGGAAGGCATCGATGAATTCCTCGACGGCGCTGTCGGGCGTGTTGAGGGCCGGCATGAGGCGCATGACCTTCGGATCGTCGGAGCCGCCGACGAGTACGCCGAGCTGCCGGAGGCGGGCCGACACCGGGGCGACGGGGTTTTCCATCTCCAGACCGATCAGGCAGCCGCGTCCGCGGACGCGTTTGACGAGCGGCGCGAGGGCGGTGGAGAGGGCGCCGAACAGGGCATCCGCCCGGGGCATGAGGTTATCCTGCTCGATCGTGTCGAGCGTGGCGAGCATGGCCGCCATCGCGATCATCCCGCCGCCGAAGGTGGTTCCGTGGTCGCCGTAGTGCACGGAGCCGGCGATCGCGTCGGAGGCCAGCACGGCGCCGATCGGGATACCCGAGCCCAGGCTCTTGGCGAGCGTGATGAGGTCGGGCTTCATGCCGAAATGTTCGCTGATCGAAAAGGTGCCGGTCCGGCCGACGCCCGTCTGCACCTCGTCGAACACCAGCGCCACGTTGTGGCGGTCGCACAGTGCGCGGAGGGTGCGGTAGTAGGCATCCGGGGCGTCGACGATGCCGGCCATGCTCTGGATCGGCTCGAGAATGAACACCCCGATGTCGTCGTGCGCCTGGAAGACGGCTTCGAGCGCGGCGATGTCGCCGAAGGGGACGAAGTGCGTGTGGGAGAGGACCGTCTGGTACGGCTCCCGGTAGTGCGGATTCCAGGTGGCGGCGAGGCTGCCCATCGTCCGGCCGTGAAACCCGCCGATCGTCGCGGCGACGCCCGGCTTGCCGGTCCACGTCCGCCCCAGCTTCAGCGCTGTTTCGTTCGCCTCGGTGCCCGAGTTGCAGAAGAAGGCGTGGCCCATCCCCTCGGGCGCCATCTCGGCCAGCCGCTGTGCGCCGCGGGCGCGGATCGAGCTGTAGACCACGTTGGAATAAAACATGAACTGGCCGGCCTGATCCTGGATGGCCTCAACGACGCGCGGGGGGCAGTGCCCGAGCAGCGTGACGCAATGGCCGCCATAGAAATCGAGGTAGCGATTCCCATCCGCGTCCCACACATAACACCCTTCGCCGCGTTCGAGCGAGATCGGGAATTTCTTGTAGGTGGGAATCTGGAAGGCGTCTTCGGTTTCTACGATCGAAGTTTCGAGCATGGACATCAGTAGTCGGATTGAGCGAGGGAAGGGGCGTGCGCGATCAAACCGGTCTCCTCCGGCAGTCCGAACACGAGGTTGAGGTTTTGCACGGCCTGGCTGGAGGCGCCCTTGAGCAGGTTGTCGATCGAGAAGCCGACAACGAGGTCATTCCCGCGGACGATCCAGCCGATGTCGCAGAACGGCGTGCCGGCGGAGTACCGCAGCTCGGGCAACTCGCCCGGCCAGAGCCGGACGAGCGGCCGGCCGGCGTACGCCGTGTCGTACAGATCGCCTATCGCCTCCGCACGGGCGAGCGCGTCCGGCAGGGTCACCTGGATGGTGCCCCAGATGCCGCGCACCCAGGGACCGGAGACCGGCGTGAAGATGAGCCGGCAGTCCGCCCCCACGCTCTGCTGGATCTCGGGCGTATGCTGGTGGCTGAGCACCTTGTACGCGCGGACGTTGCTGTCGCGGGTGGGAAAGTGCGTCGTCGAGCTCGGTCGAGCCCCCGAACCGGAGGCGCCGGTGATGGCGGTGATATGGGCGTTGAGCGTCCCAAGCCGGCGCGCGATCGGATGGAGGGCGAGGGTGATACCCGTCGCAAAACAGCCCGGGTTGGCGATGTATTTCGTCCCCGGGGCATACGGTCCGTACACCTCGGCGAGGCCGTACTGGAAGCGTTCGATCAGCTCGGGCCGCGGATGCGTGACGTTGTACCACGCGGGGTAGTCGCCGGGGTTCTTCAGCCGGAAATCCGCGCTGAGGTCGATGATCGCGCCGGCATAGCCGCGATCGAGCAGGTCGGCCACGATGACCACGCTCTGGCCATGCTCCGCGGCGATGAACACCGCGTCGATCCCGTCGAGCGCGTAGTCCTCCGAATCCGCAAACCGGAGGTCGGTCTGGTGCCGGAGCGACGGATGCGTCTTCCAGAGCGGCTCGCCGGCCTGCGACCGGCTCGTCACGAAGTCCAGGCTGAAGACCGGATGGTTGAGCAGCAACCGGATGAGTTCGCCGCCGGTGTAGCCGGCGCCGTGGAGTAGGGCTACGCGCTTCATGGGCTTCAATAGTTAATGTTCCGTGTACAAGGGGACGTTTTAACGAGCAGGATCGCGAGGCCTACTCCTTGAACCTTAAACGTCGAACCTCGAACCGCTAGACCGTGAAACGGTCAGGCGTTCTTCTTACGCGCATTGTGCGCGAGCATGGCCTGGATGCCGTAGATCTGGGTGAAGCCGGAGGCGTCGCGGGCGTTCCAGAGCGTGTTGGTTTCGCCGTAGCTGGCCACCTTGAGATCGAACATCGAATACGGGCTGGCGCAGCCGAGGGTGCTGACGTGGCCCTTGAACAGCCGGCACGACGCCGTACCCGACACCACCTGCTGCGACGAGTCGATGAACGCCTCGATATCGCGCATGACGGGGTCGAAATACTGGCCCTCGTGGAGCAGCATCCCGTAGAAATCGCTCAGATGATCCTTCTGGAACCGTTGCCAGCGGGTGAGCACGATCTTTTCGAGTTCGCGGTGTGCCTCGATGAGGATCAACGCCGCCGGCGCTTCGAAGCCCACGCGTCCCTTGATCCCCAGGATCGTGTCGCCCACGTGGATGTCGCGGCCCACGCCGTGGTCTCCGCCCAGCTCGTTGAGCCGTTCGATGAGGCGCACGGGATCCATCATGACGCCGTCGAGCGACACCGGGATGCCCTTTTCAAAACCGATCTTGATGTCGAGCGGCGTGTCCGGACTGCGCGCCGGCGACACGGTGTCCGGGTAGGCCTCGTCGGGGAGCGGGTCGGTGGTGCCGAGCGTCTCCTTTCCGCCGATGGTCGTGCCCCAGAGCCCGCGGTTGATGGAGTAGGTGGTCGTCGATTTGTTCACCTCGAACCCGCGCTCGTTGAGGTATTCGGTCGTCTGCGCCCGGCTGTAGCCAAGGGTGCGGATCGGGGTGATCACCTCGAGATCGCTGGCCAGGAGGCGGAGGGCGACGTCGAAGCGGACCTGGTCGTTGCCGGCGCCGGTCGACCCGTGCGCCACGGCGCGCGCGTTCAGCTGGCGGGCCATCTCGACGATCTTCTGGGCCTGCGTGACGCGCTCCGGCCCCACACACAGCGGATAGACGCCGCCTCGCAGCACGTTGCCCTTGATGAGATAGCTCAGGTGGTTCTTGAACAGCTCGCTGCGACCGTCCACCGTGTGGTGCGCGACCGCCCCGAGGGCGCGGGAACGGTCGATCAGATCCTTCTCGTCTTCGGCCGACAATCCGCCCGTGTTCACCGTCACGGTATAGACGGGTTCATCGTACGTTTCTTTGAGGTAAGGGACGCAAAACGACGTATCCAAGCCGCCGCTGAAGGCAAGAACAATGGCCATGGGGACAAACGTGGGGTTGAGGGAAGGTTAAAAAAAAACGCTGATTCTCGGGCAGAACCAGCGCAGCATACGGTATCGATTACCTCTCGGTCGAGGGGTCAACCATGAACCCCTGTGCATGCTGACGCTGACATGAAAACGCTATGTGCCCCGAGTCGTCGGATCGAGCGCGTCATGTGCATGTCGGGCATCTTGTAGGAGAGGGTTTTGTTCATGCGGGAAGTATACACGATGCCTCCAAAAGAGTCAATGCACTATACAATCTTCGCGGCCTGCCGGCGGTGGCGCTGGAGGGTTGTTTGGAGTACCTTCCCGGATAGACGCGCCATACTCCCCATGTCATCTCGACCGAAATCGCCACGAGGTGGCGATGAAGCGGAGAGACGCTTGGGCAACTTTGGCGCTCCTACCCATCTTATCCCGAACTGCCCATGCGCCTCGAACGCCCGCTTTTGTTTTTCGATCTGGAGACCACCGGACTGGACGTCGAGAAGGATCGCATCGTTGAGATCGCCTGCATCAAGGTGCATCCGGACAAACGCCAGGAGCGTTTTGAAACGTTTCTGAACCCGGAACGGCCCATTCCGCCCGAGGTCACCGAACTGACGGGCATCACCGACGAGATGGTGGCGGCGGCTCCGCTTTTCCGCGAGATCGCGGATACCCTCGGCGGGATGCTGCGGGACGCCGATCTCGCCGGCTACAACGCGATCAACTTCGACGTCCCGATGCTTCAGGCGGAGTTCAAACGGGCCGGCGTGGTGATGCCGGCGCCGGCGGACCGCGCCGTGCTGGATCCGTTGACCATCCTCAAAAAATACGAGGTGCGGACGCTCGGCTGGGCCCACGCGTTTTATCTCGGCCAGGAGATGCCCCGCGCCCACCGCTCGATGGACGACACCGAGGCGGCGATGACCATCCTCCGGGAGCAGATCAAACGCTACCAGCTCACCGGCTCGCCGCGCGAACTGCAGGACGAACTCCGCAAACCCTACCTCGACGACGGCCAGCGCTTCAAACTCGAAGGGGAGACGGTGATGATTACTTTCGGGAAATACCGGAATAAGGCGCTGTCCTTCGTGCGCAAGACCGATCCGGATTACCTCAAGTGGATGCGGGATACGATGGGGCCCGAGGTGGCGGCCATCCTGGATCAGTACCGGTAATCGGGGACGCGATAGATGCAGTCCGCGGGTGGGCCTCAGTTCCGCATCCGCATCCGTTCGGCGCCGACGATCTCCGCGCCTTCGCGGCGGATGCGGATGATGTAGTCGTTGCGCATCACGTTGGAGAGGATGTTGATCCAGTCCGCTGGCAGGTAGGGGATCATCTCGTTGTCGATGATCAGCAGGTCGGCGTTTTCGCAGATGTGCGTGAAGGCGGTGCTATGGCCTTCGAAGAGGATGACCGCGTGGCCGATCTGGACGAAGCCTTCCAGGGTGCCGAGGAAGGGGATGCAGCGGTAGGGGTCGCTCTTGAGCGCGGTGAAATCGGTCATCCCGATCCCGACGATCAGCCACTGCTCGGTCGACGGCGCGATCGATTCGAGATGGGCCTGGAACGGACGCGGCAGGGCATCCCTGCCGGGCAGATTCGCGGACGTTTTGATACGCCGCTCGGGCGTGA
It includes:
- the argC gene encoding N-acetyl-gamma-glutamyl-phosphate reductase — its product is MKRVALLHGAGYTGGELIRLLLNHPVFSLDFVTSRSQAGEPLWKTHPSLRHQTDLRFADSEDYALDGIDAVFIAAEHGQSVVIVADLLDRGYAGAIIDLSADFRLKNPGDYPAWYNVTHPRPELIERFQYGLAEVYGPYAPGTKYIANPGCFATGITLALHPIARRLGTLNAHITAITGASGSGARPSSTTHFPTRDSNVRAYKVLSHQHTPEIQQSVGADCRLIFTPVSGPWVRGIWGTIQVTLPDALARAEAIGDLYDTAYAGRPLVRLWPGELPELRYSAGTPFCDIGWIVRGNDLVVGFSIDNLLKGASSQAVQNLNLVFGLPEETGLIAHAPSLAQSDY
- the argB gene encoding acetylglutamate kinase, whose translation is MSTTSPASPAVLKIGGSLIEDPAAMEVFWSSVRALRNEMPLVVVHGGGPQATEMARRLGHEPEIVNGRRVTTDLDLQIMQWTVRGELNSRLAAMAGRAGLSAVGLCGVDGGTVQVKRRPPWTIDGRQVDFGWVGDIQEVRPALLQTLLAGGHTPIVAPLGVDDAGQIYNVNADTIAAAIARALGAALFALVTDSGGVRRDATDAATVISAMSASDFEAGAEAGWISRGMLVKLSVAFDARKAGIPDVWVLAPDDLATRSRGTRIL
- a CDS encoding 3'-5' exonuclease, with the translated sequence MRLERPLLFFDLETTGLDVEKDRIVEIACIKVHPDKRQERFETFLNPERPIPPEVTELTGITDEMVAAAPLFREIADTLGGMLRDADLAGYNAINFDVPMLQAEFKRAGVVMPAPADRAVLDPLTILKKYEVRTLGWAHAFYLGQEMPRAHRSMDDTEAAMTILREQIKRYQLTGSPRELQDELRKPYLDDGQRFKLEGETVMITFGKYRNKALSFVRKTDPDYLKWMRDTMGPEVAAILDQYR
- the argH gene encoding argininosuccinate lyase; this encodes MLWKKDTDVAAWVTRFTVGEDYRWDTRLLPYDVDGTRGHARGLARIGILTGEELKQIEQALDDIRPLAVSGELVVRLEDEDCHTVLEGELVKRLGDTGKRIHTGRSRNDQVLTALRLFLKDRVRQIAAGAIDLATALCDLGARHERSIMPGYTHLQRAMPTTAGLWAMGYAELLVSDLAALKTAFDQVDTSPLGSAAGYGVPYLDLPRAFTAEALGFTDVQTHVTAVQLSRGKLELHVVHAFAQVAATLNRMASDLVLFNTSEFAFVRLPAAFCTGSSIMPQKQNPDVLELIRASYHRVIAEMQILLTLPANMPSGYHRDLQLTKEATMRSEAVTTDMLDAMRQLLPGVEFDLEAMRRATSSELFATAAALEKVAAGMPFRDAYREAAREVSQIGQVDLEQALDAYKVAGFPGKLAIAPIRERVAAFAGWAGKN
- a CDS encoding aspartate aminotransferase family protein; amino-acid sequence: MLETSIVETEDAFQIPTYKKFPISLERGEGCYVWDADGNRYLDFYGGHCVTLLGHCPPRVVEAIQDQAGQFMFYSNVVYSSIRARGAQRLAEMAPEGMGHAFFCNSGTEANETALKLGRTWTGKPGVAATIGGFHGRTMGSLAATWNPHYREPYQTVLSHTHFVPFGDIAALEAVFQAHDDIGVFILEPIQSMAGIVDAPDAYYRTLRALCDRHNVALVFDEVQTGVGRTGTFSISEHFGMKPDLITLAKSLGSGIPIGAVLASDAIAGSVHYGDHGTTFGGGMIAMAAMLATLDTIEQDNLMPRADALFGALSTALAPLVKRVRGRGCLIGLEMENPVAPVSARLRQLGVLVGGSDDPKVMRLMPALNTPDSAVEEFIDAFRKAIAA
- a CDS encoding N-acetylornithine carbamoyltransferase; this translates as MPRHLIDWHLLDDATWERLIERSLHHYRATDRWSTVAAKRSIGLLFFNSSLRTRTSMELAAVQLGAHASTLNIGQGTWGFAWEKGGVMDGNEAEHIDEAVAVLSRYYDALGVRVFASLTDREKDRDETLLNTFVDAATVPVINLESAFYHPCQALSDAAAMMTHFGGKVRRRKFVLTWCYHPRALPMAVPNSALLTAARLGMDVTLACPPPYVLDSRILDLAEGYAHQHGAQFSISDDQSAACEGADIVYAKAWSGPAVYAGADEEAAIRAAHRDWRVTRAIMDRTANGRFMHCLPVRRNVVVDDAVLDGPSTIHLLQAEFRLHAQKAILEHIWDLL
- a CDS encoding M20/M25/M40 family metallo-hydrolase, which produces MPEHPTDVLELLKALVRFPSISTSEGPIADFVETYVRDRGISVGRLDDNVYFWIGDGPDLLLLNSHLDVVPPSAEHPYDPFTPTEVDGKLYGRGTVDAKASGAAMTMALVELAATGWTPPWGTLMVALTTCEEIGGDYNGLQRLRPHLPLIHAALVGEPTEMTPCVAQKGLLILKIRAEGRTAHAARAHLGDNAIYKAAADIARLQQIAFDRDDPFLGRPTLSVTMIQGGTARNVVPDQCVFDVDIRSTPAYTHDELVAFIQERVRSTVEIHSKRLIPVSTPVDARIVQACRQALPDRSPMGSPTASDWIFLPDVPTVKIGPGPSPRSHTPDEHIEIASVYEAVEAYKAIIQAYFTPKT
- a CDS encoding argininosuccinate synthase, yielding MAIVLAFSGGLDTSFCVPYLKETYDEPVYTVTVNTGGLSAEDEKDLIDRSRALGAVAHHTVDGRSELFKNHLSYLIKGNVLRGGVYPLCVGPERVTQAQKIVEMARQLNARAVAHGSTGAGNDQVRFDVALRLLASDLEVITPIRTLGYSRAQTTEYLNERGFEVNKSTTTYSINRGLWGTTIGGKETLGTTDPLPDEAYPDTVSPARSPDTPLDIKIGFEKGIPVSLDGVMMDPVRLIERLNELGGDHGVGRDIHVGDTILGIKGRVGFEAPAALILIEAHRELEKIVLTRWQRFQKDHLSDFYGMLLHEGQYFDPVMRDIEAFIDSSQQVVSGTASCRLFKGHVSTLGCASPYSMFDLKVASYGETNTLWNARDASGFTQIYGIQAMLAHNARKKNA